From the genome of bacterium BMS3Abin08:
TTTACGATTAACGTGTCATTTTCATTTAGAATCAAAATCCCCTCTTCTCTTTTCCGGGGGGGTTCTATCGCTAATGTATATCGCTGCTCCGAATTGGCGTCAACCGTCACCTGGGTATCCAACAACACCCATTTAATGCTCTTATCAGGCCAAAGCCCTAATGTTGTTGTCTGTAGTGTTAACGCAGTTCCATTCTCATCATACAAGGCAAGCTCACCTTCAGTCTGTATCCATCCCCGCTCAAATGGAATGCCAAAAGAAACCGCTTCAGCGATACGCTGAACGCCGATAGTCTCCCTGAAAATTATTTCTTTTGTGTTTGGCGCACGTTTATTCGACAGATCAGTTTTATTCATTAGTTCAGTATAGTTTACCAAGTCGGTTTTCGACATATAATTTTTCAGCAATTATCCGTCTAGACAAGAACAACGTCTGTATGACACTCAATAATCAGTAAATCATACTTTGGCACTCACAAGAAAATTGCCCATTGCCAGATATTCAAGGTGCCCCAGCTTGAAGGCACGAATTGCATCATACGGCGTGCACACAATGGGTTCTTCGTGCATGTTGTAGCTGGTATTTATCACGGTCGGGATACCAGTGATTTTATGGTATTCAGAAATGATCTTGTAAAATGACGGGGTTATCTCTTCAGTAACCAGCTGCGGTCGCGCCGTTCCGTCAATATGCACTGCGGCAGGAGAATTTTTCTTCATATAATCCGTACAATCAAATGTAATTGTCATGAACTTCGACGTATGTTCAGCCCCCTTCATTTTAAGAAAACACTTGTCTCTGTACTCGTAAAGGGTCGCCGGAGCAAATGGCATAAATTCCGTACGTCCCAATCGTTTATTCAGCCAGGTGTTTACTTCCGGATCAGTCGCCGGATAGAGGATAGACCTGTTCCCCAATGCCCTCGGTCCATACTCCATTCTGCCGTTGAACCTGGCCACTACTTTATTATCTGCCAGCAATTGCGCTACTTCAGTTTCAATATTTTCAACATACTTATATTCGAGCCCTTCTTTCTCAAGCTCCTGTTTTATTTCATCATCTGAGTACTCGGGGCCAAAATATACGTTGTCAATCGGATAAGGCGTAAGCTGATTTTTGTTTTTCTGTCGATATACCCATAACGCGGCACCCGCCCCCGTTCCCCCGTCTCCCATATTGGGGAAGACAAAGATATTCTCAACTCCGTCGATCTCAAAAATCCTCTGGTTCAATTTCACATTGGCTGTCACTCCTCCGGCAAGGCATACTTTTTTCATATTGTATTTCCTGAGATGGTCCGACACCATATCAGTAACAACACGCTCAAGCACAGTCTGGTATGCGGCAGCAATGTCCTTCCGCCTGTACTGCTTCGCCAGTTCCCTGCAAAATGTCATGTCCCACGCAGAGATATATTTATAACTCGAATTAGAGGTATCAAACTTCCCATAAACCTTATCAAAGAGAATCTGATCGTCTCCAAAAGCGGCAAGCCCGACGATCTTGCCTTCATGCCGGACAGGCTTGAACCCGAGGGCCTCGGTAACCTGCGAATAAAAAAGTCCCATGGAATGAGGATAGGTGATGTCATGCACACGCCGAATGCCATCGGGCGACCCTATGCTGACAGAACCGGCAAGCCCGCTGCCATAGGCGTCCAGAGTTAGAATGAGGGCCTCATCAAAACCCGATGAGTAAAACGCATCAGCAGCGTGTGTAAGGTGGTGCTCCACCCTAACGAGTTTGTTTATCAACCCCATCCTGGTCAAGTTCATTACCAATTCATTATGATATTTCCTGTGATCCAGTATCGCGTTATATGTCCACTTCGCATAATATGCGAAGTGATAGAATTTGGCTTTCATCGTATCAGACTTAGCCAGGTTAAACGCTATGTCTTTCAGAAAGCACATAGCCATTTTCCAGGCCTCTTCAGTCCAGGGCAAAAATGCATAGGCAACTGCATCAATGTCTTCAGTGGTGATATTATTCTCTTTTAAAATCAGGGCTATACTTCTTGATGGGAATCCAGCATGAAGTTTGACCCTTGATAATCGTTCTTCTCCAATACTTGATACTATTTTCCCGTCAATCAGGAGACAGGCCGTACAGTCTGTGTCGAGAGAAGATATGCCAAGAATGTTCATTATTGTTCCTTCCTTTTATTCAAACAGATATTCTGATAATATTCTTCGATAATCTGTAATCTCTTATCAAATGAGAACTTCGCTTCAATCCTTTTCCTTGCAGCCTCTGATACTTGATCCCTTAAGGCGTTGTTTGAAATAAGATCCATTATCCTGCCTGTAAGGCCGTCTACGTCTCTAACTTCATACTGGAATCCGGACTTACCGTCTTCCAGCAATTCCGGTATCCCGCCGACCCCTGTTGTAACTACCGGAAGCTCCATGGACATGGCCTCCAGCATGGTGTTCGGAAGCCCTTCGGTTATTGATGTCATCAGGAAGATATCAAACGTTTTGTATACGTTCAGCAAATCGCTTCTGTATCCTGTAAATAGCACTTTGTTTTTAATTCCAAGTTTTTCAGCATATTTCACCAGGTCCTTTATCTCATTCCCCTTCCCATCTCCGATAATTGCAAAATAAACATCATCTATCTTATCAGTAATAGCTGAGGCCACATCTAAAAAAGTGAGGTAGTCTTTTTCATTACTTATTCTCCCAACAGTGCCAACCACAAAAGAGTGTTCAGGAATATTTAACTCCTTTCTAAGGGACATATGCTTATCACTATTGCACCAGTGTTTATCATCGATACCATTGTATATGACCTTGATCCTGCCTGCGTCTATACCACTCGCTACCATCAATTCTTTTGTAGCAGCAGAAACTGCAATGAGATTTTCAAATCTCCGCAAAACCCTAAGATGAATCCATTTATACAAATTCCCTTTTAGTGAATTGGTGATCCAACCATGAGCAGTAGATACAAGATGAACTTTCGAATGTATAAGACCCAGAATATATGCCAGCATGTCCGTCTTGTAGTCGTGACCATGGATAATATCAATATTATATTCCTTCACGATCCTGTTAAGCTCGATAATACACTTTATATCAATCTTGCTTCTGTCCAGAACTTCGATATATTTAAAACCTCTTCCCTCAGCCATTTGTCCTATTTGAAAATTATCATCATTAATATCCCTTAGATAAACAACAACTGGATTTACAAGATCCTTATTATGCTTTTCTGCAGACAGCAGAATTGTCTTGTCCGGCCCTCCTCCTGTGGTATACGTCCCACGAAGCTCTAATAGATTGATCAGTCTGTTATTGTTTTCTGTCATTTCTTCTTTATAACAGCAGGGTTCCCCAACACATACGAATCATCCGGTACGGACTCCCTTACAACGGCATTAGCTCCGACAATGCAGTTATTGCCGATTTCTATTTCACCTATTATCTTGGCCCCCGCACCGATAGTGACATTATTCCCGATTTTCGCTGCATTCCCCGTACCTCCCCTGTCACCGATCGTAACTTCATGGTATACCGTGCAGTTATCTCCAATC
Proteins encoded in this window:
- the novN gene encoding decarbamoylnovobiocin carbamoyltransferase; translated protein: MNILGISSLDTDCTACLLIDGKIVSSIGEERLSRVKLHAGFPSRSIALILKENNITTEDIDAVAYAFLPWTEEAWKMAMCFLKDIAFNLAKSDTMKAKFYHFAYYAKWTYNAILDHRKYHNELVMNLTRMGLINKLVRVEHHLTHAADAFYSSGFDEALILTLDAYGSGLAGSVSIGSPDGIRRVHDITYPHSMGLFYSQVTEALGFKPVRHEGKIVGLAAFGDDQILFDKVYGKFDTSNSSYKYISAWDMTFCRELAKQYRRKDIAAAYQTVLERVVTDMVSDHLRKYNMKKVCLAGGVTANVKLNQRIFEIDGVENIFVFPNMGDGGTGAGAALWVYRQKNKNQLTPYPIDNVYFGPEYSDDEIKQELEKEGLEYKYVENIETEVAQLLADNKVVARFNGRMEYGPRALGNRSILYPATDPEVNTWLNKRLGRTEFMPFAPATLYEYRDKCFLKMKGAEHTSKFMTITFDCTDYMKKNSPAAVHIDGTARPQLVTEEITPSFYKIISEYHKITGIPTVINTSYNMHEEPIVCTPYDAIRAFKLGHLEYLAMGNFLVSAKV
- the glgA_1 gene encoding capsular glucan synthase, with the translated sequence MTENNNRLINLLELRGTYTTGGGPDKTILLSAEKHNKDLVNPVVVYLRDINDDNFQIGQMAEGRGFKYIEVLDRSKIDIKCIIELNRIVKEYNIDIIHGHDYKTDMLAYILGLIHSKVHLVSTAHGWITNSLKGNLYKWIHLRVLRRFENLIAVSAATKELMVASGIDAGRIKVIYNGIDDKHWCNSDKHMSLRKELNIPEHSFVVGTVGRISNEKDYLTFLDVASAITDKIDDVYFAIIGDGKGNEIKDLVKYAEKLGIKNKVLFTGYRSDLLNVYKTFDIFLMTSITEGLPNTMLEAMSMELPVVTTGVGGIPELLEDGKSGFQYEVRDVDGLTGRIMDLISNNALRDQVSEAARKRIEAKFSFDKRLQIIEEYYQNICLNKRKEQ
- the cysE gene encoding serine acetyltransferase, whose translation is MYRFFRWLKVNNVPAQPLRFIFERLIEITTGISIPVECRIGKGFRIHHFGGIIFHPSVEIGDNCTVYHEVTIGDRGGTGNAAKIGNNVTIGAGAKIIGEIEIGNNCIVGANAVVRESVPDDSYVLGNPAVIKKK